A single window of Flavobacterium sp. 140616W15 DNA harbors:
- a CDS encoding ATP-binding cassette domain-containing protein — protein sequence MNTIEHWDILLSNTVNKKAFIDTVLDGNAEGELATFNSLNGILFSDIAIDKFIEKEYQYDVIEAVAESKRKLRTFSSGERKKEFLNYCVKQNPDYIIFDNPLDHLDHASRITLADSLEQLAKSVRIIQLVNRAADLFPFIHNKAQITDNTFVLNEIKSTQTKSNSVKVTIPKPAEPTDYDEEVLIHMNEVSVSYDERKIVNAITWTIKKNEFWQLIGPNGSGKSTILSLISGDNPKGYGQELFLFGNKKGSGESIWDIKKRIGYFSTSMTDLFQKKHSLEHMILSGFFDSIGLYTEPTSLQKQIVSQWLDVIKMSHLKDKTFTQLSIGQQRVALIVRAVLKHPPLVILDEPVEGLDDENVALVIELVNLLVKETNMTILYVSHRIEAGLTPTSIFELIPSETGSNGKIIRSKS from the coding sequence ATGAATACAATTGAACATTGGGACATACTTTTATCCAATACTGTTAATAAAAAAGCTTTTATTGATACTGTACTCGATGGAAATGCAGAAGGTGAATTAGCCACTTTTAACTCTCTAAACGGGATTCTGTTTTCGGATATTGCAATAGATAAATTCATCGAAAAAGAATACCAATATGATGTTATAGAAGCTGTAGCAGAATCAAAACGAAAACTAAGAACATTCTCCTCAGGCGAACGAAAAAAAGAGTTTTTGAATTATTGTGTTAAGCAAAACCCTGATTATATTATTTTCGATAACCCGCTCGATCATCTGGATCATGCCTCACGAATTACATTGGCAGATTCGCTGGAACAATTGGCTAAATCCGTTCGAATCATTCAATTGGTAAATCGAGCAGCCGATTTATTCCCTTTCATTCATAACAAAGCTCAAATTACAGACAATACATTTGTTTTAAACGAAATAAAAAGCACTCAAACGAAATCAAATTCAGTAAAAGTTACTATTCCAAAACCAGCTGAACCAACAGATTACGATGAAGAAGTATTAATTCATATGAATGAAGTTTCGGTAAGTTATGACGAAAGAAAAATCGTTAATGCAATTACATGGACAATTAAAAAGAATGAATTTTGGCAACTTATCGGACCAAATGGCTCAGGAAAGAGCACTATCCTATCATTAATATCTGGGGATAATCCAAAAGGGTACGGACAAGAGTTATTCCTTTTCGGAAATAAAAAAGGCAGTGGAGAAAGCATTTGGGACATCAAAAAAAGAATCGGTTATTTTTCGACTTCTATGACCGATTTATTTCAGAAAAAACACAGTCTGGAACACATGATTCTATCTGGTTTTTTTGATTCGATTGGCTTATACACTGAACCAACTTCATTACAAAAGCAAATCGTATCGCAATGGCTTGATGTAATTAAAATGAGTCATTTAAAAGACAAAACATTTACACAGCTTTCTATCGGACAACAACGAGTTGCATTAATAGTGAGAGCTGTTTTAAAACATCCTCCTTTAGTCATTTTAGATGAACCTGTAGAAGGTCTTGATGATGAAAATGTAGCCTTAGTTATTGAACTCGTTAACCTTTTGGTTAAAGAAACAAATATGACTATCTTATATGTTTCACATCGTATTGAAGCTGGACTTACTCCTACCTCAATATTCGAATTGATTCCATCAGAAACTGGATCAAACGGAAAAATAATACGTTCGAAATCATAA
- a CDS encoding sulfurtransferase, with translation MSKLLSPIISPEELITLQRSEIVIIDARAGINAKENYITSHLEGARYVDLNHDLATISPDAAIGGRHPLPSYQKFSEVLSKLGITPSSHVIVYDDKNGSNAAARFWWMLRAIGHEKIQVVNGGLQTAINAGFPMNSGVETFISTILYPITEWKLAQTDITEIDIASNNSDTIIIDVRDKDRFNGLTEPIDLIAGHIPGAINIPFSSNLNEDGSYLSPEALNIKYQDAIGNTKSENVIVHCGSGVTACHTLLAFDYAGLPIPKLYVGSWSEWSRNNRPMITAQTK, from the coding sequence ATGTCAAAGCTATTGTCTCCAATCATAAGTCCTGAAGAGCTAATAACATTACAAAGATCAGAAATTGTAATCATAGATGCACGAGCAGGAATTAATGCCAAAGAAAACTACATTACATCACATTTAGAAGGTGCTCGATATGTTGATTTAAATCATGACTTAGCCACTATTTCTCCGGATGCAGCAATCGGTGGAAGACATCCTTTACCTTCTTACCAAAAATTTTCAGAAGTATTATCAAAACTTGGTATAACACCATCAAGCCATGTAATTGTATATGATGACAAAAATGGCTCAAATGCTGCTGCCCGCTTTTGGTGGATGTTAAGAGCAATTGGTCATGAAAAAATACAAGTTGTAAATGGCGGATTACAAACAGCCATCAACGCAGGTTTCCCAATGAATTCAGGAGTTGAGACTTTTATAAGTACAATATTATATCCTATCACGGAATGGAAATTAGCTCAAACAGATATTACCGAAATTGATATAGCAAGTAATAATTCTGACACTATAATCATTGATGTAAGAGATAAAGACCGTTTTAATGGCTTAACTGAACCAATCGATTTAATAGCAGGACATATCCCTGGTGCTATCAATATTCCATTTAGCAGTAATTTAAATGAAGATGGCTCCTATTTATCTCCAGAGGCCTTAAATATAAAATACCAAGATGCAATAGGTAATACCAAATCCGAAAATGTAATTGTGCATTGTGGCTCAGGTGTAACAGCCTGCCATACTTTACTTGCTTTTGATTATGCAGGATTACCAATCCCAAAACTTTATGTAGGCTCTTGGAGCGAATGGTCCAGAAATAATCGACCGATGATTACTGCACAAACAAAATAG
- a CDS encoding DUF1398 domain-containing protein: MFTIEQIKEAHSKVKTGADFPNYIQDLIILGVKGYDTNVKDGTVEYYGVNNYRVATTDKYDEIKVTSAVNKELFLEYLLQHQDGQTDYITFCNQAGQCGIAKWRVDIIEMTCTYYDKSGNEIVIEKISE; this comes from the coding sequence ATGTTTACAATAGAGCAAATTAAAGAAGCACACTCAAAAGTAAAAACCGGAGCCGATTTTCCAAATTACATTCAAGATTTAATAATTCTAGGTGTAAAAGGATATGACACCAATGTAAAAGATGGTACAGTAGAATATTATGGCGTTAATAATTACAGAGTTGCTACTACTGACAAATACGATGAAATTAAAGTAACTTCAGCTGTCAATAAAGAGCTTTTCTTAGAATACCTCTTACAACATCAGGATGGACAAACTGATTATATAACATTTTGCAACCAAGCAGGTCAATGCGGGATAGCTAAATGGAGAGTTGATATTATCGAGATGACTTGTACTTACTATGATAAATCTGGAAACGAAATAGTGATTGAGAAGATTTCAGAATAA
- a CDS encoding mechanosensitive ion channel family protein yields the protein MINLLKDFRLIVAILIILIITIVLATIIDKLFMRFIRRRLDINDFDSTGYKFLKHLVITIIYILGIAFALIQIPEFKVIGHSLLAGAGVISVIAGLASQQALSNIMSGIFLVIFKPFRINDKITINNFSGIVEDINLRQVVLKDMENNRIIIPNSVISNQIILNTNMNDSKCCKIIEIGIGYDSDIDKALEIMKEEVAKHPLFIDTRTAANKKNNTPLVIARVVALKDSSVNLKVWAWAKDATDGFIMYCDLLHSIKKRFDAEKIEIPFPQQVITLKKED from the coding sequence ATGATAAACCTTTTAAAAGACTTTAGATTAATTGTTGCTATTTTAATAATACTAATTATAACGATCGTATTAGCTACTATTATCGACAAGCTTTTTATGCGCTTTATTCGCCGCAGATTAGATATTAATGATTTTGATAGTACAGGATATAAATTCTTAAAGCATTTAGTCATTACCATAATCTATATCTTAGGAATTGCTTTTGCTTTAATTCAGATTCCAGAATTTAAAGTTATCGGACATTCATTACTTGCTGGTGCAGGAGTAATTTCAGTCATTGCTGGTCTTGCTTCTCAACAAGCACTAAGTAACATTATGAGCGGAATTTTCTTGGTGATTTTTAAACCTTTCAGAATAAATGATAAAATCACCATCAATAATTTTAGTGGTATTGTTGAAGATATTAATTTAAGGCAAGTTGTCCTAAAAGACATGGAGAACAACCGCATTATTATTCCGAATTCCGTTATAAGCAATCAGATTATTCTAAATACAAATATGAATGACTCTAAATGCTGTAAAATAATCGAAATTGGTATTGGTTATGATTCAGATATCGATAAAGCATTAGAAATAATGAAAGAAGAAGTGGCTAAGCATCCTTTATTTATTGATACACGAACTGCTGCAAACAAAAAGAATAATACACCACTTGTTATAGCAAGAGTTGTAGCACTTAAAGATTCAAGTGTGAATTTAAAGGTTTGGGCTTGGGCCAAAGATGCAACCGATGGTTTTATTATGTATTGTGATCTATTACACAGTATAAAAAAGAGATTTGATGCTGAAAAAATAGAAATCCCATTTCCGCAACAAGTCATTACACTAAAAAAAGAAGATTAA
- a CDS encoding nuclear transport factor 2 family protein produces the protein MKKVIVVLITIVSLISCNNQNPQNMDSKNTELVKQYFTHFNNHDWKKMSEMYIPTAEFKDPSLGPGIVKQTRAEIEKKYSELNQIFPDLKDKVIQIYPSGENHVIVEFVSSGTAEDDSTFELPICTIFTIENGLITKDFTYYDNFEEQE, from the coding sequence ATGAAAAAAGTAATAGTCGTTCTAATAACAATTGTATCATTAATATCATGTAACAACCAAAACCCACAAAATATGGATTCTAAAAACACCGAATTAGTCAAACAGTATTTTACGCATTTCAACAATCACGATTGGAAAAAAATGTCCGAAATGTATATTCCAACTGCCGAGTTTAAAGACCCTTCTTTAGGGCCTGGAATCGTAAAACAAACCCGTGCCGAAATAGAAAAAAAATACAGCGAGTTAAACCAAATCTTCCCCGATTTAAAAGATAAAGTAATTCAAATATATCCATCAGGAGAAAACCACGTAATTGTTGAGTTTGTTTCTAGCGGAACAGCCGAAGATGATTCAACTTTCGAATTACCTATATGTACCATCTTTACTATCGAAAACGGATTGATAACAAAGGATTTTACTTACTACGACAATTTCGAAGAACAAGAATAA
- a CDS encoding thioesterase family protein: MVSFSKELSFRWSDLDPNFHLRHSAYYDFGAQHRIEILEQLGLTLRVMQEQHFGPVLFREECIFRKEIKLSDKIFIHTKTSKMKSDGSRWSIIHEFINEEDKLCATITVDGAWMDTKLRKLASPTPAIAIEALSIFPKSEDFVGL, from the coding sequence ATGGTTTCATTTAGTAAAGAATTGTCTTTCCGTTGGTCTGATCTAGACCCTAATTTTCACTTACGACATAGCGCATATTATGATTTTGGTGCCCAGCATCGTATCGAAATTTTAGAACAACTAGGCTTGACTTTAAGAGTAATGCAAGAACAGCACTTTGGCCCTGTGCTCTTTAGAGAAGAATGTATTTTTAGAAAAGAAATAAAACTTTCTGATAAAATATTCATTCATACCAAAACATCAAAGATGAAATCTGACGGATCACGCTGGTCAATCATACATGAATTTATCAATGAAGAGGACAAACTTTGCGCAACTATTACTGTCGATGGCGCATGGATGGACACAAAACTAAGAAAACTAGCTTCACCTACTCCAGCGATTGCAATAGAAGCGTTGAGTATATTCCCAAAAAGTGAAGACTTTGTAGGTCTATAA